The following coding sequences are from one Hymenobacter sp. DG25A window:
- a CDS encoding GNAT family N-acetyltransferase, with product MSTPVAARNLTARPVLEFPSAQVAEAMNRSFEEYFVPMHFDAASFERRFRGEHLDPAASRLWFQGEALVGVVFISRRGWQSRVAAMGLVREFRHQGLGKIMLQTALEEARARGDQSMLLEVFTVNEPAIRLYERLGFVRIRELPGFRREVSAPTPASEKLIEIDPLQLAQQVQVHGDANLPWMLAPETLAAVTRPSRAFRLLEHAYALVRPEADKAVVLCLLVAPASRRQGWGTRLVRALEADFGNQPLVFPPLVPQAAGTALLESCGWQRAPLALYEMSCSLN from the coding sequence ATGTCTACACCGGTAGCCGCCAGAAACCTCACCGCCCGCCCCGTACTGGAATTCCCTTCGGCCCAGGTGGCGGAGGCTATGAACCGCTCATTTGAGGAGTATTTCGTGCCGATGCACTTTGATGCAGCCTCGTTTGAGCGTCGTTTCCGCGGGGAACATCTGGACCCGGCCGCCAGCCGGTTGTGGTTTCAGGGAGAAGCGTTGGTAGGCGTAGTGTTTATTTCCCGCCGGGGCTGGCAGAGCCGGGTGGCGGCCATGGGTTTGGTGAGAGAATTCCGCCACCAGGGGCTGGGCAAGATCATGCTGCAAACGGCCCTGGAAGAGGCCCGCGCCCGCGGCGACCAGTCTATGCTGCTGGAGGTATTTACCGTTAATGAGCCTGCCATACGGTTATATGAACGTCTGGGCTTTGTGCGTATTCGGGAGTTGCCGGGCTTCCGTCGGGAGGTAAGCGCACCAACTCCCGCGTCGGAAAAGCTCATCGAAATAGACCCCCTGCAGCTGGCGCAGCAAGTTCAGGTGCATGGCGACGCCAACCTGCCCTGGATGCTGGCGCCTGAAACGCTTGCGGCGGTAACGCGGCCCAGCAGGGCGTTCCGGCTGCTGGAACACGCCTACGCGCTGGTACGCCCGGAAGCAGATAAGGCGGTAGTACTTTGCTTGCTGGTAGCGCCGGCCAGCCGCCGGCAGGGCTGGGGTACCCGCCTGGTGCGGGCATTGGAAGCTGATTTTGGGAACCAACCGTTGGTATTCCCGCCCTTGGTTCCGCAAGCAGCCGGAACAGCCTTATTGGAAAGCTGTGGCTGGCAGCGCGCCCCGT
- a CDS encoding alanine dehydrogenase, protein MPDAVPPGFESLATSRAYFTQESMLAVETRRRKLFIGLPRETSLQENRICLTPEAVKHLVEAGHDIIMESGAGEPSKYSDHDYSEAGASIAYTAKEVFEADLVLKVAPPTAIEIDYLRAGQTLMSALQFGSLTADYITSILRKKINAISFELIKDPSGAKPVVRAMSEIAGSTVMLVAAEYLARSSEGKGVILGGITGVPPSQVVILGAGTVAEYAARAATGLGAEVKVFDNHLYKLRRLKQNLGTQLYTSTLDTFVLSQQIRRADVVIGALNAEEGRVPFMVSEEVVASMSPGSVIIDVSIDQGGCFETSEITTHSKPVFRKYDVVHYCVPNIASRVPRTATNALSNIFTPILQEISEHGGINEVLFTNEHFRSGVYAYKGSLTNSTIAKKFNMRYKELGLMIAVRN, encoded by the coding sequence ATGCCCGACGCAGTGCCCCCCGGATTTGAGTCGCTGGCTACCAGCCGCGCTTACTTCACCCAGGAATCCATGCTGGCTGTGGAAACGCGGCGGCGCAAGCTGTTTATCGGGCTGCCGCGCGAAACCTCCCTGCAGGAAAACCGCATCTGCCTGACGCCGGAAGCCGTGAAGCACCTGGTAGAAGCCGGCCACGACATCATCATGGAAAGCGGGGCCGGGGAGCCCAGCAAGTACTCCGACCACGACTATTCCGAAGCCGGGGCATCCATTGCCTACACCGCCAAAGAGGTGTTTGAGGCTGATTTGGTGCTGAAAGTAGCCCCGCCCACCGCCATTGAAATTGATTACCTGCGTGCCGGTCAAACGCTTATGTCGGCCCTGCAGTTCGGCTCCCTCACCGCCGACTACATTACCTCCATCCTCCGCAAGAAAATTAACGCCATCAGCTTTGAGCTGATCAAGGACCCCTCGGGCGCCAAGCCGGTGGTGCGGGCCATGAGCGAAATTGCGGGCTCCACGGTCATGCTGGTAGCCGCCGAGTATCTGGCCCGTTCCAGCGAGGGCAAAGGCGTTATCCTGGGCGGAATTACGGGCGTGCCGCCTTCCCAGGTAGTGATTCTGGGGGCCGGTACCGTGGCCGAATACGCCGCCCGCGCCGCCACCGGGCTGGGCGCTGAGGTGAAGGTGTTCGACAACCACCTCTACAAACTGCGGCGCCTCAAGCAAAACCTGGGTACCCAACTCTACACTAGCACCCTGGACACCTTCGTGCTCAGCCAGCAGATCCGCCGCGCCGACGTGGTCATTGGTGCCCTAAATGCCGAGGAAGGCCGCGTACCCTTCATGGTATCCGAGGAAGTGGTGGCTTCTATGTCGCCGGGCTCCGTGATAATTGATGTGAGCATTGACCAGGGCGGCTGCTTTGAAACCAGCGAGATTACCACCCACAGCAAGCCCGTGTTCCGCAAGTACGACGTGGTGCATTACTGCGTGCCCAACATTGCCTCCCGGGTACCGCGCACCGCTACCAATGCGCTAAGCAACATTTTTACGCCCATTCTGCAGGAAATCAGTGAGCACGGCGGCATAAATGAGGTGCTGTTCACCAACGAGCATTTCCGCTCCGGCGTGTACGCCTACAAAGGCTCCCTCACCAACTCCACCATCGCCAAGAAATTTAATATGCGCTACAAGGAGCTGGGGCTGATGATTGCCGTGCGGAATTAA
- the tsaE gene encoding tRNA (adenosine(37)-N6)-threonylcarbamoyltransferase complex ATPase subunit type 1 TsaE, producing MPLQIDIPSLAALPAAAAQLREALGNHTIILFEGEMGAGKTTFIKALCENMGVQDDISSPTFSLVNEYRNGRNQPIYHFDFYRIDDPADALRMGALEYFDSGYLCLIEWPSRVETLLPPYRLLVTLVVTGPDSRQLIVTEVE from the coding sequence ATGCCGCTCCAGATTGATATTCCCTCCCTTGCCGCGCTGCCCGCCGCCGCCGCTCAGCTCCGCGAAGCCCTCGGCAACCATACCATTATCCTGTTTGAGGGCGAGATGGGCGCCGGCAAAACTACTTTCATTAAAGCACTCTGCGAAAATATGGGGGTGCAGGACGATATCAGCAGCCCCACTTTCTCCCTGGTAAACGAGTACCGCAACGGCCGGAATCAGCCCATTTACCACTTCGATTTCTACCGGATAGATGACCCCGCCGATGCCTTGCGCATGGGCGCATTGGAGTACTTCGATTCTGGCTATCTTTGCCTGATAGAGTGGCCCAGCCGGGTGGAAACCCTGCTGCCACCTTACCGGTTGCTCGTTACGCTAGTTGTAACGGGGCCGGACTCACGGCAATTAATAGTTACTGAGGTAGAATGA
- a CDS encoding cytochrome b/b6 domain-containing protein encodes MKYIQEKHPLAIRWFHWINFPVLALMIWSGLWIYWANDVYRIGWGRTTLLKFFPQSFYEAFTMDHKLAQGMSWHFVLMWVFALNGLLYVAYTLFSGEWRYLLPSRHSFREAWQVVLHDLGIRKEPLPARKFNGAQQLAYTGVVLMGAGSLLTGLAIFRPTQFSWLTTALGGYEWARIEHFTLTIGYVLFFLMHVTQVMRAGWNNFWAMVTGFEVVKAPAPGQASAASDVTSPPSSAV; translated from the coding sequence ATGAAATACATTCAGGAAAAGCACCCGCTGGCTATTCGCTGGTTTCACTGGATCAACTTTCCGGTGCTGGCCCTCATGATCTGGAGCGGCCTCTGGATTTACTGGGCCAACGACGTGTACCGCATTGGCTGGGGCCGCACTACCCTGCTGAAGTTCTTCCCGCAGTCTTTCTACGAGGCCTTTACCATGGACCACAAGCTGGCCCAGGGCATGAGCTGGCATTTTGTCTTGATGTGGGTATTTGCCCTGAATGGCCTGCTGTACGTAGCCTACACCCTGTTTTCGGGTGAGTGGCGCTACCTGCTGCCCTCCCGCCACTCGTTCCGGGAAGCCTGGCAGGTGGTACTGCATGATCTGGGCATCCGGAAAGAGCCGCTGCCGGCGCGCAAGTTCAATGGGGCCCAGCAGCTTGCCTACACCGGAGTGGTGCTGATGGGAGCCGGCTCCCTGCTCACGGGCCTGGCTATTTTCCGGCCTACGCAGTTTTCCTGGCTTACCACTGCCCTGGGCGGCTACGAGTGGGCCCGCATCGAGCATTTCACCCTTACCATTGGCTACGTGCTGTTTTTTCTGATGCACGTGACCCAGGTAATGCGGGCGGGCTGGAATAATTTCTGGGCTATGGTAACCGGGTTTGAGGTGGTAAAAGCCCCCGCGCCGGGCCAGGCTTCTGCCGCATCTGATGTTACATCCCCTCCATCCTCTGCTGTATGA
- a CDS encoding molybdopterin-dependent oxidoreductase gives MSTADNTPRPVDDEELQRRSRRAFLTAGISALAALGGWRWLATRPDEDGIPWPLRRVLEANQQLSEAYFSNAHLAPVFPRNRARMPRVNGKAGLRTPLDTAAWKLRVEGISPSGQPQTQEFTLDDIKALPRVEMTTDLKCIEGWSTVVHWAGARFADFVARYPLAGPAGQQLPFVSLVTPDEQYYVGFDMASALHPQTLLCYEMNGKPLTPEHGAPLRLVSPVKYGIKNIKRIGTIRFQRQQPRDYWAVRGYDWYAGL, from the coding sequence ATGAGCACTGCTGATAACACCCCCCGGCCGGTTGATGACGAGGAACTGCAGCGCCGCTCCCGCCGGGCTTTTCTCACCGCAGGCATTTCCGCACTGGCGGCCCTGGGCGGCTGGCGCTGGCTGGCCACGCGCCCCGATGAGGACGGCATCCCGTGGCCCCTGCGCCGGGTGCTGGAAGCCAATCAGCAGCTTTCCGAGGCTTATTTCAGCAATGCCCACCTAGCGCCGGTATTCCCCCGCAACCGGGCCCGTATGCCGCGCGTGAACGGCAAAGCCGGCCTGCGCACCCCACTGGATACCGCCGCCTGGAAGCTACGGGTAGAAGGCATAAGCCCCAGCGGCCAGCCCCAAACCCAGGAATTTACCCTGGACGATATCAAAGCCCTGCCGCGCGTGGAAATGACCACCGACCTGAAGTGCATTGAAGGCTGGAGCACCGTGGTGCACTGGGCCGGCGCCCGCTTCGCCGATTTTGTGGCCCGCTACCCGCTGGCCGGCCCTGCTGGGCAGCAGCTGCCCTTTGTGAGCCTGGTCACGCCCGATGAGCAGTATTATGTGGGGTTTGATATGGCCAGCGCCCTGCATCCGCAAACCCTGCTCTGCTACGAAATGAACGGCAAGCCGCTTACCCCGGAGCACGGGGCGCCCCTCCGACTGGTTTCGCCGGTGAAGTACGGCATCAAGAACATCAAGCGCATCGGCACCATCCGGTTTCAGCGTCAGCAACCCCGTGATTATTGGGCCGTGCGGGGCTACGACTGGTACGCCGGTTTATAG
- a CDS encoding pyridoxal phosphate-dependent aminotransferase, which translates to MQVSRMAGSLIGSEIIKIGNEVNEMIKKGAQICNLTIGDFDPSIYPIPQELEAEITQAYQAGHTNYPPANGIAELRQAATAFTQEHLGLSYSPNDVLVAGGSRPLIYATYLALIDPGDKVVFPIPSWNNNHYCHLSGAQPVMLETSPENNFMPTAEEVAPHLAGATLLALCSPLNPTGTVFSRENLEAICDLVIAENKRRAPGEKPLYILYDQIYWMLTFGQTKHYDPVNLRPELRDYVVYIDGISKCFAATGVRVGYAFGPTMVIDKMKAILGHVGAWAPKAEQVATAHYLQNGPAVSQFVAVFKEKIQRSLEALYQGLQNLKADGYPVDAIVPMGAIYLTAKLDVLGKTTPDGRVLASTKELTSYLIAEAGLALVPFSAFGTSDTAPWFRMSVGGASLESMEAALPRLRAALDALR; encoded by the coding sequence ATGCAAGTTTCCCGGATGGCAGGCAGCCTCATTGGCTCCGAAATCATCAAAATTGGTAATGAAGTCAATGAAATGATCAAAAAGGGGGCGCAAATCTGCAACCTCACCATTGGCGACTTCGACCCCAGCATTTACCCCATCCCGCAGGAACTTGAAGCTGAAATTACCCAGGCGTACCAGGCCGGGCATACCAACTACCCCCCTGCCAACGGTATAGCCGAGCTGCGCCAGGCCGCCACGGCTTTCACGCAGGAGCACCTGGGCCTCAGCTACTCTCCCAATGATGTGCTGGTAGCCGGCGGCTCCCGCCCGCTCATTTACGCCACCTATCTGGCCCTCATCGACCCCGGCGACAAGGTGGTGTTCCCGATTCCTTCCTGGAACAACAACCACTACTGCCACCTGTCCGGTGCGCAGCCGGTGATGCTGGAAACCAGCCCCGAAAACAACTTCATGCCCACGGCGGAAGAAGTGGCCCCGCACCTGGCTGGCGCTACCCTGCTGGCCCTCTGCTCCCCGCTGAACCCCACGGGCACCGTTTTCTCCCGCGAAAACCTGGAAGCCATCTGCGACCTGGTCATAGCCGAAAACAAGCGCCGCGCCCCCGGCGAAAAGCCGCTCTACATCCTGTACGACCAGATCTACTGGATGCTCACCTTCGGCCAGACCAAGCACTACGACCCGGTAAACCTGCGCCCCGAGCTGCGCGACTACGTGGTGTACATCGACGGTATTTCCAAGTGCTTTGCCGCCACCGGCGTGCGCGTGGGCTATGCCTTCGGCCCCACCATGGTGATTGATAAAATGAAAGCCATTCTGGGCCACGTAGGAGCCTGGGCGCCTAAAGCCGAGCAGGTGGCCACGGCCCACTATCTCCAAAACGGACCGGCGGTTTCCCAGTTTGTGGCCGTCTTTAAGGAGAAAATCCAGCGGAGCCTGGAAGCCTTATATCAGGGCCTGCAGAACCTGAAAGCCGACGGTTACCCCGTGGATGCCATTGTGCCCATGGGCGCCATCTACCTCACGGCCAAGCTGGATGTATTGGGCAAAACCACGCCCGATGGCCGCGTGCTGGCTTCTACCAAAGAACTCACTTCCTACCTGATTGCCGAAGCCGGACTGGCCCTGGTACCGTTCAGTGCCTTTGGTACCTCGGATACGGCTCCCTGGTTCCGGATGTCCGTGGGTGGTGCTTCCTTGGAATCGATGGAAGCCGCCTTGCCGCGCCTGCGCGCCGCTCTGGACGCACTACGCTAG
- a CDS encoding MarR family winged helix-turn-helix transcriptional regulator, with amino-acid sequence MLRNVIFYSIDKAIRQYRKLAQANIDRAGIAITVDQWLVLQVIREKDDVTQMEIAEQVFKDQASVARIIRLLLNHGLLTSEALPGDGRRSRLRVTAAGEKTLAAVEPIVLNNRQIALKGISEDDLTLLRHVLDRISANCSTLSSH; translated from the coding sequence ATGCTCAGAAACGTCATTTTTTACTCTATTGATAAGGCCATCCGGCAGTACCGCAAGCTGGCGCAGGCCAACATTGACCGTGCTGGCATTGCCATTACCGTCGATCAGTGGCTGGTGCTGCAGGTCATTCGGGAGAAAGATGATGTGACCCAGATGGAAATTGCCGAGCAGGTTTTCAAGGACCAGGCCTCGGTGGCACGCATTATCCGCCTGCTTCTTAACCACGGGCTGCTCACGTCCGAAGCCCTGCCCGGCGACGGGCGCCGCAGCCGCCTGCGCGTGACAGCCGCCGGTGAAAAAACGCTGGCCGCCGTGGAGCCCATTGTGTTAAACAACCGCCAAATAGCCTTAAAGGGCATTTCTGAAGACGACCTGACGCTGCTTCGACATGTGCTTGACCGCATCTCCGCCAACTGTTCCACTCTCTCCTCTCACTAA
- a CDS encoding outer membrane beta-barrel protein: protein MKTKFPLFSGRGLALAGLLLGWSWQSAAAQTPAGVSGALLDAKGAAVEFATVTLHRAADSVVVKSEFSDDKGAFRLEEPAAGRYLVSVAQLGFQRAWTKPFDVAGSPVALPTITLQVSGATTLKEVVVVGQKPLYERQADRTVVNVEGSTLAAGNTTLDVLRRSPGVTVDGNDNLALRGKQGLLVLIDGKRQPMTGSELAEYLKSLPAEQLKSIELITNPPTKYDAQGGAGIIAINLKKDQRQGTNGTANLSISRSQYTKWNGGLSMNYRQKKVNLFGSYNYADRQGMAKLDIHRDFYANSDGQRTLTGSSDQTNRMRLGTQTHSWKGGLDYNLTENTVLGVVVSGLDSRSPKQRGLNRTSLYDANGQLITAYNAESHRNFHSPNKAANVNFKHTFANDSSGSRELTADVDYARYDARRLQDLSTQFDASERGQDYLLQGNQTGELTIQSAKVDYVHPLSKQTRLEAGAKASQVTSDNDVLYTNTVAGETTVDPNLTNRFKYDEEILAAYVNVNYSFAKLNIQAGLRGEQTNATGQQVVNNAHFDRNYFQLFPSAALKQTINEKNEVSLSMSRRIDRPNYSQLNPFRYIIDPTTSGSGNPNLRPQTSYNVELTHTLLQKFSTGLSYSITKDPMIGVVQPETDSTVVSTQVNLGKQYYYALTLTAPFEPIKGWQLYTNAVFYYSRFVGNLAGTALDKGRPAFTLSTNSSVVLGKGWSADLNASYQSREQYGFLDVRPNGQLAAGVQKSVLDRKGTIKLNASDILFTSKTRATSSYDNYVERFYQRLDSRMVTLSFNYRFGNEKLAPSRKRSDGAEDEKRRAGGQ, encoded by the coding sequence ATGAAAACAAAATTTCCTCTCTTTTCCGGTCGGGGCCTGGCGCTGGCCGGCCTCCTGCTGGGGTGGTCCTGGCAAAGCGCTGCTGCCCAAACGCCCGCCGGGGTAAGTGGTGCCCTGCTGGATGCCAAAGGCGCCGCCGTAGAATTTGCCACCGTAACGCTGCACCGAGCCGCCGATTCTGTGGTGGTGAAATCGGAGTTCAGCGACGATAAAGGGGCCTTCCGCCTGGAGGAGCCAGCGGCCGGGCGCTACCTGGTTTCGGTGGCCCAGTTGGGCTTTCAGCGGGCCTGGACCAAGCCTTTTGACGTGGCGGGCAGCCCGGTTGCCCTACCTACTATTACGCTGCAGGTGAGTGGGGCTACCACCCTGAAGGAAGTAGTAGTAGTGGGTCAGAAACCCTTGTATGAGCGCCAGGCCGACCGCACCGTGGTGAACGTGGAAGGCAGCACGCTGGCGGCCGGCAATACCACGCTGGACGTGCTGCGTCGCTCGCCCGGCGTAACGGTAGATGGCAACGATAATCTGGCCCTGCGCGGCAAACAGGGTCTTTTAGTCCTTATTGACGGCAAGCGCCAGCCCATGACAGGCTCAGAGCTGGCTGAATACCTGAAGTCGCTGCCTGCCGAGCAGCTGAAAAGCATTGAACTGATTACCAACCCACCCACCAAGTACGATGCCCAAGGCGGGGCCGGTATCATTGCCATCAACCTGAAAAAAGACCAACGCCAGGGCACGAATGGCACCGCCAACCTGAGCATCAGCCGAAGCCAATATACCAAGTGGAATGGCGGCCTCTCCATGAACTACCGGCAGAAAAAGGTAAACCTGTTTGGGTCTTATAACTATGCCGACCGCCAGGGCATGGCCAAGCTGGACATTCACCGCGACTTTTACGCCAACAGCGACGGGCAGCGCACCCTCACCGGCAGCAGCGACCAGACCAACCGCATGCGCCTGGGCACGCAAACTCACAGCTGGAAAGGCGGCCTGGACTACAACCTGACGGAAAACACGGTGCTGGGCGTGGTGGTGAGCGGGCTGGACAGCCGCAGCCCCAAGCAGCGCGGCCTCAACCGCACCTCTTTGTACGATGCCAATGGCCAGCTGATTACGGCCTACAACGCGGAAAGCCACCGAAACTTTCACTCGCCTAACAAAGCGGCCAACGTTAACTTCAAACACACCTTCGCCAACGACTCCAGCGGCAGCCGCGAGCTGACGGCCGATGTGGACTACGCCCGCTATGACGCCCGCCGTCTGCAGGACCTTTCCACACAGTTTGATGCCTCAGAACGCGGCCAGGATTACCTGCTGCAGGGCAACCAAACCGGGGAGCTCACCATTCAATCGGCGAAGGTGGATTATGTGCATCCGCTCTCCAAGCAAACGCGACTGGAAGCCGGGGCCAAGGCCAGCCAGGTTACCTCTGATAATGATGTGTTGTACACCAACACGGTGGCCGGAGAAACCACCGTGGACCCCAACCTGACGAACCGGTTTAAGTACGACGAGGAAATTTTGGCCGCCTATGTGAACGTGAATTACAGCTTCGCGAAGCTGAATATTCAGGCGGGCCTGCGCGGCGAGCAGACCAACGCTACCGGGCAGCAGGTGGTGAACAACGCTCATTTCGACCGCAACTATTTCCAGCTGTTCCCCAGCGCGGCGCTAAAGCAGACTATCAACGAGAAGAACGAGGTTTCACTGTCCATGAGCCGGCGCATAGACCGGCCTAACTACAGCCAGCTGAATCCCTTCCGCTACATCATCGACCCCACCACCTCGGGCTCCGGCAACCCTAATCTGCGCCCGCAAACCAGCTACAATGTGGAGCTGACTCATACGCTGCTGCAAAAATTCAGCACCGGGCTGAGCTACAGCATCACCAAAGACCCCATGATTGGAGTGGTGCAGCCCGAAACCGACAGCACCGTAGTTTCCACGCAGGTGAACCTGGGCAAGCAGTATTATTATGCCCTCACGCTCACGGCGCCCTTTGAGCCCATAAAAGGCTGGCAGCTGTACACTAACGCGGTGTTCTACTACAGCCGATTTGTGGGCAACCTGGCCGGTACCGCGCTGGATAAGGGTCGCCCGGCCTTCACGCTCAGCACCAACAGCAGCGTGGTACTTGGCAAAGGCTGGAGCGCCGATTTGAATGCCAGCTACCAGTCGCGGGAGCAGTACGGTTTCCTGGATGTGCGGCCTAACGGCCAGCTGGCGGCCGGAGTGCAGAAAAGCGTGCTGGACCGGAAAGGCACCATCAAGCTGAATGCTTCTGATATTCTGTTCACTAGCAAAACGCGCGCAACCTCGTCCTACGACAACTACGTGGAGCGGTTCTACCAGCGCCTCGACTCGCGCATGGTGACGCTTTCCTTTAACTACCGCTTCGGCAATGAGAAGCTGGCTCCTTCGCGGAAGCGCAGTGACGGCGCGGAGGATGAAAAGCGCCGGGCTGGCGGGCAGTAA